Proteins found in one Oncorhynchus mykiss isolate Arlee chromosome 3, USDA_OmykA_1.1, whole genome shotgun sequence genomic segment:
- the LOC110511912 gene encoding tubulin alpha chain — translation MRECISMHVGQAGVQMGNACWELYCLEHGIQPDGQMPSDKTRGGGDDSFNTFFSETGAGKHVPRAIFVDLEPTVIDEVRTGIYRQLFHPEQLITGKEDAANNYARGHYTIGKEIIDIVLDRTRKLADQCTGLQGFLIFHSFGGGTGSGFTSLLMERLSVDYGKKSKLEFAVYPAPQVSTAVVEPYNSILTTHTTLEHSDCAFMVDNEAIYDICRRNLDIERPSYTNLNRLIGQIVSSITASLRFDGALNVDLTEFQTNLVPYPRIHFPLATYAPVISAEKAYHEQLSVADITNACFEPANQMVKCDPRHGKYMACCLLYRGDVVPKDVNSAIAAIKTKRSIQFVDWCPTGFKVGINYQPPTVVPGGDLAKVQRAVCMLSNTTAIAEAWARLDHKFDLMYAKRAFVHWYVGEGMEEGEFSEAREDMAALEKDYEEVGTDSVGEEDEEGEEY, via the exons ATG CGTGAGTGTATTTCCATGCATGTGGGCCAAGCCGGAGTCCAGATGGGTAATGCCTGTTGGGAGCTGTACTGCCTGGAGCATGGGATCCAGCCGGACGGACAGATGCCCAGTGACAAGACTCGTGGAGGTGGAGACGACTCCTTCAACACCTTCTTCAGTGAGACCGGAGCCGGAAAGCATGTCCCCCGAGCCATCTTTGTTGACCTGGAGCCCACTGTCATCG ATGAGGTGAGGACTGGTATCTATCGCCAGCTGTTCCACCCTGAGCAGCTGATCACTGGTAAGGAGGATGCTGCCAACAACTATGCCCGCGGTCACTACACCATCGGCAAGGAGATCATTGACATCGTGCTGGACAGGACACGCAAACTG GCTGACCAGTGTACAGGTCTCCAGGGGTTCCTCATCTTCCACAGCTTCGGAGGAGGCACCGGTTCTGGTTTCACCTCCCTGCTGATGGAACGTCTGTCTGTGGACTACGGAAAGAAGTCTAAGCTTGAGTTCGCCGTTTACCCAGCTCCCCAGGTGTCCACGGCTGTGGTGGAGCCCTACAACTCCATCCTGACCACTCACACCACCCTGGAACACTCTGACTGTGCCTTCATGGTGGACAATGAGGCCATCTATGACATCTGCCGCAGGAACCTCGATATTGAGCGTCCCTCGTACACCAACCTCAACAGGCTCATTGGTCAGATCGTCTCCTCCATCACTGCCTCCCTGCGTTTCGATGGAGCCCTGAATGTTgatctgacagagttccagaccaATTTGGTGCCCTACCCCCGTATCCACTTCCCTCTGGCCACCTATGCCCCTGTCATCTCCGCTGAGAAGGCCTATCACGAGCAGCTGTCAGTCGCTGACATCACCAACGCCTGCTTCGAGCCGGCCAatcagatggtgaagtgtgaccCTCGTCACGGCAAATACATGGCCTGCTGTCTCCTGTACCGTGGTGACGTTGTTCCCAAAGATGTCAACTCTGCCATCGCTGCCATCAAGACCAAGAGGAGTATCCAGTTTGTGGACTGGTGTCCCACTGGCTTCAAGGTGGGTATCAACTACCAGCCCCCTACGGTGGTTCCTGGAGGAGACCTGGCCAAGGTCCAGAGGGCTGTGTGCATGCTGAGTAACACCACAGCCATCGCTGAGGCCTGGGCCCGTCTGGACCACAAGTTTGACCTGATGTATGCCAAGAGAGCCTTTGTGCACTGGTACGTTGGTGAGGGCATGGAGGAGGGAGAGTTCTCTGAGGCCAGAGAAGACATGGCAGCCCTGGAGAAGGACTATGAAGAGGTGGGCACTGACAGCGTgggagaagaggatgaggagggagaggaatatTAA